Proteins encoded in a region of the Syngnathus typhle isolate RoL2023-S1 ecotype Sweden linkage group LG20, RoL_Styp_1.0, whole genome shotgun sequence genome:
- the pdk4 gene encoding pyruvate dehydrogenase kinase, isozyme 4, with product MKLAQFLLKNSSAAGIPKQVERFSKFSPSPLSMKQFIDFGSADACEKTSFVFLRQELPVRLANIMKEIDFLPDKLLGTPSLKLLTSWYSQSLLELVEFLEKDPDDKNILTDFTQNLIKIRNRHNNVVPTMAQGVVEFKEAFGVDPVTNQNVQYFLDRFYMSRISTRMLMNQHTLIFDGSVNPAHPKHIGSIDPTCDVVEVVKDAYETSKMLCEQYYLTSPDMEVTQVNSKSPDQPLHIVYVPSHLYHMLFELFKNAMRATVETHETSPSLPGIKVRVSLGTEDLTIKMSDRGGGVPLRKIERLFSYMYSTAPSPVHVDNSRNAPLAGFGYGLPISRLYAKYFQGDLQLYSMEGYGTAAVIYLKALSSESVERLPVFNKSALRHYQTSTEADDWCMPSREPKKLGRTERTRS from the exons GCTCTGCCGACGCGTGCGAGAAGACCTCCTTTGTATTTCTGAGGCAGGAGCTCCCTGTTCGACTGGCCAACATCATGAAAGAAATTGATTTCCTCCCAGACAAGCTCCTCGGGACTCCTTCCCTAAAGCTCCTCACCAGTTG GTATTCACAGAGTTTGTTGGAGCTCGTCGAGTTTTTAGAGAAAGATCCAGATGATAAGAACATCCTGACAGA CTTCACTCAAAATCTGATTAAAATCCGCAATCGGCACAACAACGTGGTGCCCACAATGGCTCAGGGTGTGGTGGAGTTCAAGGAGGCCTTCGGCGTGGACCCCGTAACCAACCAGAACGTGCAGTACTTTCTGGACCGCTTCTACATGAGCCGTATCTCCACACGCATGCTCATGAACCAGCACA CATTAATCTTCGACGGCAGCGTGAACCCGGCTCACCCCAAGCATATCGGCAGCATTGATCCCACCTGTGACGTTGTGGAGGTTGTAAAAG ATGCCTATGAAACCTCAAAGATGCTGTGTGAGCAGTATTACCTGACCTCACCAGATATGGAAGTCACCCAAGTGAACT CCAAAAGCCCAGACCAGCCCCTCCACATTGTTTATGTGCCATCGCATCTTTACCATATGCTATTTGAGCTTTTCAAG AACGCAATGCGAGCAACAGTCGAAACCCACGAGACGAGCCCGTCGTTGCCCGGCATCAAAGTGCGCGTCTCTCTGGGCACCGAAGACCTGACTATCAAG atgtccGACAGAGGAGGCGGAGTCCCACTGAGGAAGATCGAGCGACTCTTCAGCTACATGTACTCCACAGCTCCCAGCCCTGTACATGTAGACAATTCTCGTAACGCCCCCCTG GCAGGTTTTGGCTACGGCCTGCCCATCTCTCGTCTCTATGCCAAGTATTTCCAAGGAGACCTGCAGCTCTATTCTATGGAGGGCTACGGAACTGCAGCTGTCATCTACTTAAAG GCCCTGTCCTCAGAGTCGGTGGAGAGGCTCCCCGTGTTCAACAAGTCAGCCCTGCGCCACTACCAGACCAGCACGGAGGCCGACGACTGGTGCATGCCCAGCAGGGAGCCAAAGAAACTGGGCAGGACCGAGAGGACTCGTTCATGA